The following are encoded in a window of Francisella tularensis subsp. tularensis genomic DNA:
- the rsmG gene encoding 16S rRNA (guanine(527)-N(7))-methyltransferase RsmG, giving the protein MDIMKDKIRQALSELDILATEVQIDQWLDYLKLLEKWNKVYNMTAIKNIDEMLVKHLFDSLAVAKYIKGDSTVDVGTGGGLPGVVLAILYPQHQFTLVDSVGKKIMFLKNVKKSLSLNNINPLNTRIENLEGNFDNIISRAFSSVDTFYELCKHFLTEHNQMLAMKGRDLEERNLESLHLNIEKYSIKVPFLNAERNLIVIRKKL; this is encoded by the coding sequence ATGGATATTATGAAAGATAAAATTAGACAAGCTTTATCTGAGCTTGATATTTTAGCAACTGAAGTGCAGATTGACCAATGGCTAGATTATCTAAAGCTTCTTGAAAAATGGAATAAAGTATACAATATGACCGCTATCAAAAATATTGATGAGATGCTAGTCAAGCATTTATTTGATAGTCTAGCGGTTGCTAAATATATCAAAGGTGACTCAACTGTAGATGTTGGTACTGGAGGAGGTTTGCCAGGAGTTGTTTTAGCGATATTATATCCTCAACATCAGTTTACCCTTGTTGATAGTGTTGGTAAGAAAATTATGTTTCTTAAAAATGTCAAAAAAAGCTTAAGTTTGAATAATATCAACCCTCTAAATACAAGAATTGAAAACCTAGAAGGTAACTTTGATAATATTATCTCGCGTGCATTTAGCTCGGTTGATACCTTTTATGAGCTTTGTAAACATTTCTTAACAGAACATAACCAAATGTTAGCAATGAAAGGTCGAGATTTAGAGGAGCGAAACTTAGAATCTTTGCATTTAAATATTGAGAAATATAGTATAAAAGTTCCTTTCTTAAATGCTGAGAGAAATCTTATTGTAATAAGGAAGAAATTATGA
- a CDS encoding IS630 family transposase (programmed frameshift) — translation MPSYSQYFRDIVINKYEEGMTEFELSKFFNIDKRTVVSWIEFYKRTGDYSSKQGVGCGRVASFTDKTLIEQYLIDHPDASALDIKEALAPDIPRSTFYDCLNRLGFSFLKKTPKYKQRKEHERLEYIEKLKEIAQNLLFYIDEMGCDNKLSILRGWSLIGEPSYGEVLAYQTQRRSIVAGYNYADKKIIAPLEYSGYTNTEIFNQWFEEHLCPSLKPKTTIVMDNASFHKSSKLIEIANKFDVQILYLPPYSPDLNPIEKVWANFKKIFRKVNNSFEKFCDAISYVFNKILSD, via the exons ATGCCATCATATAGCCAATATTTTAGAGACATCGTAATTAATAAATATGAAGAAGGTATGACGGAGTTCGAGCTGAGTAAGTTTTTTAACATAGATAAGCGTACAGTTGTTTCATGGATAGAGTTTTATAAAAGAACCGGAGATTATAGTTCAAAGCAAGGAGTTGGTTGTGGCAGAGTCGCTAGCTTTACCGATAAAACATTGATTGAACAGTATTTGATAGATCATCCAGATGCAAGTGCATTAGATATAAAAGAAGCATTAGCCCCTGATATTCCAAGAAGTACATTTTATGATTGTCTTAATAGACTTGGTTTTAGTTTTT TAAAAAAGACTCCAAAATATAAGCAAAGAAAAGAACATGAAAGGTTGGAGTATATAGAAAAACTAAAAGAAATAGCTCAAAACTTGTTATTTTATATAGATGAGATGGGGTGTGACAATAAGCTTTCTATCCTAAGAGGATGGTCACTAATTGGTGAGCCTAGTTATGGTGAGGTTTTAGCATATCAAACACAAAGAAGAAGTATTGTTGCTGGATATAATTATGCAGATAAAAAGATTATAGCTCCATTAGAGTACAGTGGATATACCAATACTGAAATTTTTAATCAATGGTTTGAGGAACACTTATGCCCATCATTAAAACCTAAAACTACTATAGTAATGGATAATGCTAGTTTCCATAAATCCTCTAAGCTGATTGAAATAGCCAATAAATTTGATGTACAAATATTATATCTACCTCCGTACTCTCCAGATTTAAATCCTATTGAAAAGGTTTGGGCTAACTTTAAAAAAATATTTAGAAAAGTGAATAATAGTTTTGAAAAATTTTGTGATGCTATCTCTTATGTGTTTAACAAAATACTCTCGGATTAA
- a CDS encoding YoaK family protein — MFTKKTAFTYFITVILIFNSGWIDSVVLYNSFGASVAVMSGNLRILGHSIAGSDWIFMYKVAILIAGFVVGAAINGVIMKTDAYVISEDHTKTLVLQSAVMLTGTLLIDIFNNHRVIDDLFLAMVMGMQNSFTTLFFGGFARTTHMTGTTTDLGIEIGRVLRGNMDNLWKIPFFITCMTMFVIGNAAGVIWVQITGEYFTLMLFPSVILPIFVGIVILLTYNMKVKNHSL; from the coding sequence GTGTTTACGAAAAAAACGGCTTTTACTTATTTTATTACGGTTATATTAATTTTTAACTCGGGTTGGATCGATAGTGTAGTTTTATATAACTCTTTTGGTGCCAGTGTTGCGGTTATGTCTGGGAACTTAAGAATTCTAGGTCATAGTATAGCCGGCTCAGATTGGATCTTTATGTATAAAGTCGCGATACTTATTGCTGGGTTTGTTGTTGGTGCTGCGATAAATGGTGTTATTATGAAAACGGATGCGTATGTGATATCAGAAGATCATACTAAAACATTAGTTTTACAAAGCGCGGTAATGCTAACAGGTACTTTACTTATAGATATTTTTAATAACCACCGTGTTATTGATGATTTATTTTTAGCAATGGTGATGGGAATGCAAAATAGTTTTACAACCTTATTTTTTGGTGGTTTTGCTCGAACAACACATATGACAGGAACTACTACTGATTTGGGTATTGAGATAGGCAGGGTTCTACGTGGTAATATGGATAATCTTTGGAAGATACCTTTTTTTATCACATGTATGACAATGTTTGTAATAGGTAATGCTGCGGGCGTCATTTGGGTTCAGATTACAGGAGAGTATTTTACATTAATGTTGTTTCCTTCGGTGATATTACCTATTTTTGTTGGTATTGTAATTTTATTGACTTACAATATGAAAGTTAAAAATCATAGCCTTTAA
- a CDS encoding multidrug effflux MFS transporter — MKTYKIIILLTYISIASASAVIINPALPNIATELGLSSGTVEWLVSIFLLGYVLGQIIYGPIAKKYGDVITLRAGMTINVIGILVCILASSMTMLLIGRFITAIGASAGLVCTFIILNNSVAAEKAKLALSFATLSFAISLTLATLIGGIISAYTHWYYCFYVLLIHAVIMLGASFLYENKKDFEFNLKVSAIIDGYKNAFSSFKLVVFALTLGVMTVFSYCYSAAGPFIAHSMFNLNSTQYSLWISMTIIGIVLGSMLVAKIINKHDTHKILIVALICFVVLVVVMAWLKIANYMTPLIFFVLITLMYFVCNFIYPTASYLASTAIECKSNASAAMNFINMLTAVVAVSIMGYIPFEYIWNFLLMCTILPIICFVLIIYNKF, encoded by the coding sequence ATGAAAACTTACAAAATTATAATTTTACTAACTTACATAAGTATAGCTAGTGCTTCTGCTGTAATTATAAACCCAGCTTTACCTAATATTGCTACAGAGCTTGGTTTGTCGAGTGGTACGGTTGAATGGTTGGTAAGTATATTCTTATTAGGCTATGTGCTAGGTCAGATAATATATGGACCAATTGCAAAGAAATATGGAGATGTCATAACCCTAAGGGCAGGGATGACTATAAATGTTATTGGTATACTAGTTTGTATACTAGCTTCTTCTATGACAATGTTGCTTATAGGAAGATTTATAACGGCTATAGGAGCATCGGCAGGGTTGGTGTGTACTTTTATTATATTAAATAATTCGGTTGCTGCTGAGAAAGCTAAATTAGCTTTATCTTTTGCGACTTTATCTTTTGCTATATCGCTAACGCTAGCTACCTTAATAGGTGGAATAATTAGTGCTTATACTCATTGGTATTATTGTTTTTATGTACTATTGATACATGCTGTAATAATGTTAGGTGCTAGTTTCCTATATGAAAATAAAAAAGACTTTGAATTTAATTTAAAGGTATCAGCTATTATTGATGGTTATAAAAATGCTTTTAGTAGTTTTAAATTAGTAGTATTTGCATTGACGCTAGGTGTTATGACTGTTTTTAGTTATTGTTATTCTGCAGCTGGACCTTTTATAGCTCATAGTATGTTTAATCTAAACAGTACTCAGTATAGTTTGTGGATTTCGATGACTATTATAGGCATTGTATTAGGTTCAATGTTAGTTGCTAAAATAATAAATAAACATGACACTCATAAGATACTTATTGTGGCATTAATTTGTTTTGTTGTGTTAGTTGTAGTTATGGCATGGTTAAAAATAGCTAATTATATGACACCGTTAATATTTTTTGTATTAATAACTTTGATGTATTTTGTATGTAATTTTATATACCCTACAGCATCATACCTTGCATCAACTGCAATTGAATGTAAGTCAAACGCATCTGCAGCGATGAACTTTATAAATATGCTAACAGCTGTTGTAGCAGTTTCTATAATGGGTTATATACCGTTTGAATACATTTGGAACTTTTTGTTGATGTGTACAATACTACCAATTATTTGTTTTGTACTAATAATCTATAATAAATTTTAA
- a CDS encoding glycoside hydrolase gives MKDPNLWNKKEFESIKLNSTATKLLAKPKTPSNTIELNKNLIQSVYSNYINPVDQWGNGVSIWMINQLKDIGLKSAWLGLNDVTDGIYHTNVIEQAKQDGYLIAPYDSYNSLIEKNPDSMPTAFFDTKENLFKDAAIIKQNGEYLQGFLSGQHELNSSYAMPQVKRRLNKDINIYNAKFNSWFFDSDGAGALNNDFSTKHPMSQAQDAQNKMDYFKWAAEHYNLVVGTEDGKDYIAPVAAFGQGLVSQGIWDKDMRQNKKSKYYMGSYWSASGIPPRYGKPTPLKPLISYIL, from the coding sequence GTGAAAGATCCTAACTTATGGAATAAAAAAGAGTTCGAGTCTATTAAACTAAATTCTACAGCAACTAAGCTACTAGCTAAGCCCAAAACTCCGTCAAATACCATCGAACTTAATAAAAATCTAATTCAGTCAGTTTACTCTAATTATATAAATCCAGTTGATCAATGGGGCAATGGCGTATCGATATGGATGATAAATCAACTTAAAGATATTGGTCTAAAAAGTGCTTGGTTAGGCTTAAATGATGTAACTGATGGTATTTATCATACCAATGTTATTGAACAAGCCAAACAAGATGGATATCTTATCGCTCCTTATGACTCATATAATTCATTGATAGAAAAAAATCCTGATAGTATGCCAACAGCTTTTTTTGATACAAAAGAAAACCTATTTAAGGATGCTGCTATAATTAAACAAAATGGTGAATATTTACAAGGATTCTTGAGTGGTCAACATGAATTAAACTCTTCATATGCAATGCCACAAGTCAAACGACGTTTAAATAAAGATATAAACATATATAATGCAAAATTTAACTCATGGTTCTTTGATAGCGATGGTGCTGGCGCTCTAAATAATGATTTTTCTACCAAACATCCAATGTCTCAAGCTCAAGATGCACAAAATAAAATGGATTATTTTAAATGGGCGGCTGAACATTATAATTTAGTAGTTGGTACTGAAGATGGTAAAGATTATATTGCTCCTGTAGCTGCTTTTGGTCAAGGTCTAGTTTCTCAAGGGATTTGGGATAAGGATATGCGCCAAAATAAAAAGTCTAAATACTATATGGGAAGCTACTGGTCCGCATCAGGCATTCCTCCTAGATATGGTAAACCGACACCTCTAAAACCTCTTATAAGCTATATATTATAA
- a CDS encoding amino acid permease — protein MILSRKFGAAMIISGTCIGAGMLAIPATVASCGFLIGSILIVCIWALMTFTALVLAEVNLKMDDGANFVEMTSQTLGPIGVGIVWICYVLLLYSLVAAYTVGGGSLISTTLSNLGITLSEKTTGIIFILILGVFIYISTRIVDHINKIMFSGKLLAFLLLIAVLVPHISLDHLSYKIKNPNFIWAAFPILLTSFGFHHIIPTLRTYVGSNKRSLRQAIIIGSSIPLIVYLLWIFATLGSLPVATPTGILGKNSGEITSVIINHFSTSSSYISTISFLFGFFALATSFLGVALGLFDFNRSTYRISENIHKHKIIAFIITFLPAYIYAIAYPDGFKTALGYASIFVAILQVALPVMMLWVINYRKQKALVSTSTIAIFIIFIAILIIILQIMSSFDLLPTLN, from the coding sequence ATGATTTTATCAAGAAAATTTGGCGCAGCGATGATTATATCTGGCACTTGCATTGGTGCTGGAATGTTGGCAATCCCTGCAACAGTAGCTAGTTGCGGCTTTTTGATTGGCTCAATACTGATTGTTTGTATTTGGGCATTAATGACTTTCACAGCTTTAGTTTTAGCAGAAGTTAATCTAAAAATGGATGATGGCGCTAATTTTGTTGAGATGACAAGTCAAACTCTTGGTCCTATTGGGGTTGGTATTGTTTGGATTTGCTATGTGCTACTACTTTATTCACTTGTGGCTGCTTATACTGTCGGCGGTGGCTCACTCATCTCAACAACTCTTAGTAACCTTGGGATTACTTTATCAGAAAAAACCACGGGGATTATTTTTATCCTTATCCTTGGAGTTTTTATATATATCAGTACTAGAATTGTTGATCATATCAATAAAATTATGTTTTCTGGTAAACTTTTAGCGTTTTTATTACTAATTGCTGTACTTGTACCTCATATTTCTCTAGATCATCTAAGCTATAAAATTAAAAATCCAAATTTTATTTGGGCAGCGTTTCCAATACTACTAACTTCCTTTGGATTTCATCATATTATTCCTACGCTTAGAACCTATGTAGGATCAAATAAAAGATCTTTACGCCAAGCAATTATAATAGGTAGCTCCATACCATTAATAGTGTATTTATTATGGATCTTTGCAACGCTTGGTTCATTGCCAGTTGCTACACCAACAGGCATACTAGGTAAGAATTCTGGTGAAATAACCTCTGTGATAATCAATCACTTTAGTACTAGTTCTAGCTATATTTCAACAATATCTTTTTTATTTGGTTTTTTTGCTTTAGCAACTTCTTTTCTAGGAGTAGCTCTCGGACTATTTGATTTTAATCGTAGCACTTATAGAATTTCAGAAAATATACATAAACATAAAATAATTGCTTTTATAATAACTTTCTTGCCAGCATACATTTATGCTATCGCTTATCCTGATGGATTTAAAACAGCTTTAGGCTATGCCAGCATATTCGTTGCTATACTTCAGGTTGCGCTACCAGTTATGATGCTATGGGTTATTAACTACCGTAAGCAAAAAGCCTTAGTTAGCACTTCTACTATAGCAATATTTATAATATTTATTGCAATTTTAATTATTATTTTGCAAATTATGAGCTCTTTTGATTTATTACCAACTCTAAATTAA
- a CDS encoding FUSC family protein, whose translation MVGIAAFCAAPIHGVYRKSYTYIIVTVISINISIIIGTTISQLPLLVPYVTFIIGALTFYLPTKFKLMLEILTKFCFIGYISSTFGHSHLNLSVIITSATIITIILIFYYALINILLYRDQPHSKREKVQDIYHHVMIVALVSLVAGYFVTKIMTLYIPNTNPWWIMMTIVLVLGYTYQRVKVSAFKRGIANILGPIIMAILMTLFKNHYYLQVLLVFVLFFLVNCSISYYLILSLFASCMIISWEMISLSPPDLYTIALDRALETLVAVGIVLTVNEIYKRIFANYINKRIVR comes from the coding sequence TTGGTTGGAATTGCAGCATTTTGTGCTGCCCCAATTCATGGAGTATATAGAAAAAGCTACACATATATTATAGTCACTGTTATCTCTATAAATATATCTATAATTATCGGAACAACTATATCCCAGCTACCGCTGCTAGTACCATATGTTACATTTATCATCGGTGCTTTAACTTTTTATCTACCAACAAAGTTTAAACTAATGCTTGAGATACTCACAAAATTCTGTTTTATCGGATATATCTCAAGTACTTTTGGACACAGTCATTTAAACCTAAGCGTCATTATAACTTCAGCCACTATAATAACTATTATACTCATATTTTATTATGCCTTAATAAATATTCTACTATATAGAGATCAGCCACATTCTAAGCGTGAGAAAGTCCAAGACATATACCACCATGTGATGATCGTTGCTCTGGTTTCTCTTGTCGCTGGATACTTCGTAACTAAAATTATGACTCTATATATACCTAACACCAATCCTTGGTGGATTATGATGACTATAGTTTTAGTTCTAGGTTACACTTATCAAAGAGTAAAGGTTTCTGCATTTAAAAGAGGTATAGCTAATATTCTAGGTCCGATCATAATGGCAATATTGATGACTCTCTTTAAAAACCATTATTACCTTCAGGTTCTCTTAGTATTTGTACTTTTTTTCTTAGTAAACTGTTCCATTTCTTACTACCTAATATTATCACTTTTTGCTTCATGTATGATAATTAGCTGGGAAATGATCTCTCTATCGCCACCAGATTTATATACTATTGCATTAGATAGAGCACTAGAAACACTAGTAGCTGTAGGAATTGTACTAACAGTAAATGAAATATATAAAAGGATATTTGCCAATTATATAAATAAAAGAATAGTTAGGTAG
- a CDS encoding YggS family pyridoxal phosphate-dependent enzyme, with translation MIDKEFIQKSYTSIMQNIDSKARLLAVSKYQSIDKIEYLAGLGQLDFGENYFQELEQKAQKLPHLRWHFIGSLQSRKIKHIVKYASSIQSVENIEHLEKIDKAAGQIAKIVDVFLQINIDDDINKSGFESTQLEEVVASIMKAKSFMNLKIVGLMCIPAKTNAPEKSFAKMKHFFDTVNSRLNDDLKLSRLSMGMSADYRLAIQYGSTDVRVGSSLFGARAT, from the coding sequence ATGATTGATAAAGAATTTATCCAAAAATCATATACTAGTATTATGCAAAATATAGACTCAAAGGCTAGGCTTTTGGCTGTTAGTAAATATCAGTCTATAGATAAAATAGAGTACTTAGCAGGCCTTGGTCAGTTAGATTTTGGTGAGAATTATTTTCAAGAGTTAGAACAGAAAGCTCAAAAGTTACCTCATCTAAGATGGCATTTCATCGGTTCGCTACAGTCACGGAAGATAAAGCATATTGTTAAATATGCTAGTTCAATTCAAAGTGTCGAAAACATAGAGCATCTCGAAAAAATTGATAAAGCAGCAGGACAAATAGCTAAAATAGTAGATGTTTTTTTACAGATAAATATAGATGACGATATTAATAAGTCTGGTTTTGAATCGACACAATTAGAGGAAGTTGTCGCAAGTATAATGAAAGCTAAAAGTTTTATGAACCTCAAGATAGTTGGGCTAATGTGTATCCCTGCAAAAACTAACGCTCCAGAGAAGAGTTTCGCAAAGATGAAGCATTTTTTTGATACTGTCAACTCTAGATTAAATGATGATCTAAAGCTATCGAGACTATCAATGGGGATGAGCGCTGATTATAGATTAGCTATACAATATGGTAGTACCGATGTTAGAGTAGGTAGTAGTTTATTTGGTGCAAGAGCTACCTAA
- a CDS encoding nitroreductase codes for MQTLQALKTRKCVRQFLAKPVAQEKLQQLFDAARWTPSSKNTQPWKIAVVSGQKKIDLMNKILAAYNNNEKPRMEYDYNGDITLEGELKERAIKCGHDLYNALGIAREDKQQRIEQWKKNYLSFNSPTAIFIFKHLDTGISGYMDCGMLIQSILLAATDLGLATCPQASLGHYPDIVKKELTGFDNYILLCGIAIGYEDTSAAVNNYRTEREVINNIVSFF; via the coding sequence ATGCAAACTCTACAAGCACTAAAAACTCGCAAATGTGTTAGGCAATTTTTAGCTAAACCGGTTGCTCAAGAAAAGCTACAACAACTCTTTGATGCTGCACGATGGACACCTTCCAGTAAAAATACTCAGCCATGGAAAATTGCTGTGGTTAGTGGACAAAAGAAAATAGACCTTATGAATAAAATTCTAGCAGCCTATAATAATAATGAGAAACCTCGAATGGAATATGACTATAATGGCGATATTACATTAGAGGGTGAGCTTAAAGAACGTGCAATCAAATGTGGACATGATTTATATAATGCTCTAGGCATAGCTAGAGAAGATAAGCAACAGCGTATTGAACAATGGAAAAAAAACTACCTTTCGTTTAATTCGCCTACTGCAATTTTTATTTTTAAACATCTAGATACTGGAATTAGCGGCTATATGGACTGTGGTATGCTAATACAATCTATTCTTTTAGCTGCTACAGATTTAGGCTTAGCAACATGTCCTCAAGCATCTTTAGGCCATTACCCAGATATAGTTAAAAAAGAATTAACAGGATTTGATAATTATATTCTTTTATGTGGTATAGCTATAGGCTATGAAGATACTAGTGCTGCTGTAAATAATTATCGCACTGAAAGAGAAGTTATCAACAACATTGTCAGCTTCTTTTAA
- a CDS encoding glycoside hydrolase: MVYNNSIITSDHWEYNTFKFPSQIKNNILKTFLYNYPPLLHLDRAAWKQQKNLLSKYLPIWSKWHKILVQQKMTSLKYLSDDRLLQSTEFSNGIIVIANFADVTKDYNKINIPAKSMVILENNKIVQRFTATSFE; the protein is encoded by the coding sequence ATGGTTTATAACAATAGCATAATCACTTCTGACCACTGGGAATATAATACTTTTAAATTCCCATCACAAATAAAAAATAATATTTTAAAAACATTCTTATATAACTATCCTCCACTACTACATTTAGATAGGGCTGCTTGGAAACAGCAGAAAAATCTTTTAAGTAAATATCTACCAATTTGGTCAAAATGGCATAAGATTTTAGTACAACAGAAAATGACTAGTTTAAAATACTTAAGTGATGATAGATTACTCCAATCTACAGAGTTCTCAAATGGTATTATAGTAATTGCTAATTTTGCTGATGTTACTAAGGATTATAATAAAATAAATATTCCAGCTAAAAGTATGGTTATCTTAGAAAATAATAAAATAGTTCAACGTTTTACTGCCACTAGCTTTGAATAA